CTCTCGAGGCAGCTTTCACAGTTTGACTCAATTTTTGTCAAAACAAGGTATGGAATCTGTGTCAGAACCAAAACTAAAAGAATCAGGAAAGTTGTGAAGGCAAACTCCTTTTCGCGTTGCAAATTTCGGCTATGTTGTTCGGCTTTCCGTCCTGGAATCTCTTCTCCAGGAAAaagctttcttctctttcgGATGATTAAGTAAATAACACAGTTTACTGCCGCAGTAGAAGAGAGTGCAAATGTTACGTGAAGATGCACATCTATAGAATCATAGATTTCCTCCGGAATGTCAGTGAGCTGAAGTAAACTGAAAACCAAACAGTAGAGCCAAATTGAGATGACCATGATGATAGAATGGAAGTTCTTTACAGAGCAGCGATAAAAAAATGGGAAGGCAACCGCAGTAAGTCTGTCAACAGACAAAGCAACCACAAGCACTGTAGCAGAGTTATCGATAAAGTAATCCATAACGTAGTCAAACGAGTTCTGGCTGTCTTGGTTTTTAACACAGTAAAACTCATTCTTAGCAGAGGTGGTGTCACCAATAGCTCCTACGGTAAAATCAGTAATAGCTAGTCCAGTGATTAATACCGCAAATGGTCGCCTAAAACACTTAAGTGGATCTCTGTATATAACAAACAAGAACAGGCCATTGATCATGATTGTGAAAACCGATGCAGCTAAGTAGAGAGCTCCTACTGTAGAACATACACCGATGCGTAAATTTTCAGGAATATTGGAGAATACTTTATCTTCCATAATTGAAACACTGAACGGAGCGAAGTGTTTTGACTCATTAAGACGATGATATTCAAAGttcacataaataaataaatacagcGTGTCTCGCGAAGAAATTAATAGATCGGCTGATTTCCAGGACAAATCATCGGTATTAGGCTGGACGGTTTTTCTATGTCGATGATTTATACTTTATATCTAGATGTTATTTGATAGCTGTAGGCCTTTTATTAACAGAGGATAGTACAATtcacatttttatttgaaagttGCATTGAAAAATTGCCATTAATTAATTATACTGGCAAACAGTCATGAGCTCAccaatttttaataaaatttcaaagcagGTGCTGAATATTAACTCTCTTTCGAAAACTGTTTGAACAGGCTCATCGGTAGGATAATTCACTTTGCCCAATAGCCCGCTCACCGCTGAGAAGCTGTCGGATTTTGTATCGAGTCTGtgttgagaaaaaagaaaatgatataaaaGTTAGTATAAAGTGAATGTACGTCTTCTTTTGTGAACTTGGGACAGCTGTGGCAAATGGAAATTCACTCCATACGAGAAACAATCCCCCAACAAATTATGTTGGAAATTACTAATCAAGAggagtcagttttttttatttttttgtcgaaATGTTTACATTCCCGAAAGTTTGCCCTGATATCACCATTGGCAACCAGATAATAATGCAGagataaaaaaaggtaaaaaaataaataaactagtGAATCAAGTTTTTGCTTGAGATTTGTGGAGAACTTCTACGCACGTACTACGGGTGGCTTTCATAATCGAACCGAGAATCGAACAGATCGAGATGTTattatttgagaaaaaataCGCGAGCTTTCCTCGTCAAGAGAAAAACTATGTGAATAATAAGtgtaataaaggaaattttatttttattttttccatgaaGTTGCAGTAGTAAAAAGCGatttaggaaagaaaaagttttatgCCCCGTGTGAGGATCGAACTCACGACCTTCAGATGTCGCACAGGATTATGAGACTGACGCGCTGCCTACTGCGCTAACGAGGCACCCTAAAAGTTAAAGAGTGAAATTTACTTAATAAACACATTACATAGCAGTGCATGACCCTTATACGGGGTTTATAAAGTATACTGGGCATTTTTTTCCCCCCTTGCTtgaaaatgcttttaaaaataCCAAGATTTTAGCATTCCTCTCGCCCAGTCCTTTTTCTAAATCCTTGTTTCCAGGATCCACTCTTTTCCTACCTGTGGAAGGGTGAGAGAGCCCCGGGAACGAGTTGGAACAACAAGGAGCGAGAGTCCCAACAAAACACATGCATCGTAATAAGAAGAACAATCAATAAGGAATATCAAATTGTCTTGCTTGTGTTCTTcccaaagttttattttttcccccATTTATTTTCGTGATAAGACCCTTAAGACCCTTGTACTCTACTCTgatttcaaacaaaagaaagatgttcaataaatcatttgaaaagaaatacaaatgaaatattagTCGGTACAAACATTTCTTCAAATGACAAGACTCATTTGAAACGATGAAAGGAAACAATGATCAAGTCTACGCCTGCAATTCATTCAATGAACGCAGCCAAGGGGCCGGTTCTTCAAGAGGTGATGATCACTGACCCAGGATTTAAATTCAAACTTAGTAATGATTCATCTTGTATAAAATTGTATAAATGGGAACCCTCCTGATGCGGTTCCTTTCATTTCTTGATTACGAACTTATTAAAACGGATCATGCGGGTCAACCGATTCCCATTCGCTATTTCCACGAAATAACAGATGCATGAACGTTGAATAGTTGTGAATATAAGCGAGTTAATATTTCATAAAGGACTTCATCCGATAACACCATTGTAGGACTTTTACACGTTGTTTATCATTAAATCGATTTCGAATATTCCCATAAAGTGCAGTCATTAAAGGCTGCACAATAATGACACGCTTTGAAGTTTTTGTGTTCTCTTTTTGCTAACCGACgttaatttaaattttgttttaggcATGTGTGAGTGTTACAGCTCTAGTACATATTTACACGGAGTTAAAGtattttatgaaacatttccttAAATAGTGAAAGAATATGCTTCCTTTTAATTAGTTACCGGATCTGCCTAAGAATGTGTCTAATTGACCGAGAGTATTCAGCTATACGCCTCAGGATTAAAACAGGGTTGAAAACGCTactcaaaaataacaaaactaaacTCGTACTATTTAAAACTATGAACCATCGCTTCGTGATACAATCATCACACGTTACTTCCATAAACTTCACGGCGTAAAACAGAAACAAGGACAATAAAACTGGTAGCAAAACACTGAATAAAGTCACCAACAATTTGTAAACCATCTGAGAATTTCTCTTTCTTGATTCGCTGGCAAATATCTGAGCGACTGGTAACCCACTATTGATAACCGAGACACGGGCTTGCTTCTTAAAATTTCTCAGCCTTGCCGTGCACGATATGAGGATTCCACAGACTGGGAGGATAATAAATACGTGGAGGTAGATCATGTAGAACAACGTTTTCGATATGTCGAGGAACAGCAGCGAGCAAAACCCGAAACAAGTAACCGCTGCTGTAACGCTAACGATTTTTGCTCGCTGTAGTGTAAACCACCTTTTGTTTAAATGTGGGTGGAGTACGGCTGTACATCGTTCAGTTGATATGGCACATAAACACAATGTGGCAGTTCCAATAATGAAATCTTGCATGAAAGCCTCCAGATGGATCACCGCCGAAGGAAGAGGGTTTTCAGGGTTATGTCCTCGGAGAATACTTAAAATGCCAGTAAACGGTGACACTATCATTCCCACCAAGACGTGTGTTATAGTTAATGCGATGTTGAAGACGTTTGTCGGTTTATTAAGGCACTTCAGAGGATCCCTTTTGACAACGTAAAGGATAACAGTGTTTCCCAGAGAAGCAAGAAGTCCCATAACAATAAAGATAACACCAAAGATCATGTAGACATCCTTGTTAGagttttcaacaattttgtgaCTGGAAGTCCCAGAGTCTGTGTTCGTATCAGCCATTTCAATCGATGAACATCAAAGTCTTAATTATTCTTCCTTGACTGACAGCTTACAGAGGAGTATATGAAAAGAAATGTCAAACGGGACTCTCAGTTTATGTTTTCTCAGCTTTCTCTGTTTTCAGAGGCTACTACAACGAACTGTAGAGACTATGTTAACGCTGTCAGCCTTATACAAATATTTCTGGGTTTGACTCTtccaaacatttcaaaattagaaTGTTTCGTTGATGTGTTGATTAACATCGATTCAAAATTTCGAGAAGCAATCAAGAACAATGGCACTCTATATGTGGCAAAAGTTAAACGTaaagttcaattttaaaaaaaaaaaactggccaATATGCTATAATTAATTTTCCTATGCGAGAAAATCATTTTCAGATTCAAAGAGTGATTCGCTCTTACTATGAACCATCTGCGCCTCGTTTATATAGGTTATTATGAAAACTTGGCAGATGAcacgaaattgaaaaaagaagtATCATTGTCAGCTACCGCTGGGAGTAAATTGGTCTTTTTAGATTAGAACAGGATAAATCCGCTCGTTTATCTGCATTGATTTGGAACAAAGAACAGGAACAGTTCAGAATATTAACCTGCTATCGAAAGTATCGTTTGTATCTGTAATGAAGTGATTGGTGATTCTTCATGacattgaaatttcattttctttcctgtcCTTCTTAATTTGACTGTTTATTTCTCTTCCAGTCATCATTTTTCGTTCTACACCATAAAAAGAGATACGTATGACCTTAGGGTATGACCTTAGGAAAGTTGCTGAGGGAATTTGCTaaatagaacaaaaacaaaaaacaaaatcttttttctttgtaacaGTGTCAGCGCAGGGTtttcaaattggattttatcAGGTTGGAGAAAATTAGTGCGTGTTTTTAGAGACAAATTTCCAAGATTTGGCGGTGAAATTTCTCCACTGAAGTGCAAATTGACACAATTCTTTTAAATgcaaaattacaagaattttatTTACGATGCGCAAAACATTAGCTGAGGGTTTTGAAATAAAGTGCTAAGGTTGTAAAAAATGTGTCGTTCTTTTTCAAGAGAAGCAAATACTCACTTGTTAGGAAGACATCAGATGtcagcttaatttttttatatcctttttttttttttttcggtggagAATATAGTTCTGTCTTTCAAGACCCTTTAAATGAGTTTTGGGTATTGTGGTGTCATCAATTATTCGTTCTCCacatttctgaatttttttaatttaaagggAACTTTCATGTTTCAATACCAAGCATTTCTTTTGGCAGGAGAACACAATATCACAGCACTTTTGAGACATATCTTGTATCAAGAGATATTCTTGCTCGTACTCAGGGGGACATGGCTCATGTTCTCCATGAGAAAAGCACTTTAGCTCCTTTGAATGTTTACATTCTAAAACTGATACACAATCTGCTTACATGCTGGCTTTTTACGCAAGTGTATTCGacattttgtttttggaaattgGATTATTCATTAACCTCACTCGTACGCATGTATCCTAAGCTTATCCTACGAGGTTAGTGGCGCTAGAGGTCCTTGGATAACAGGTTTCACCTTGTTGAGACAAAGAACGCTGTATTACAtatcatttgaatttgatttcttttactGTCTACCATGTACTTTTCTCGAAACATTTATCTCTAAAATTACTGTTTGACTATCTCTTTATTAAAAGCTGAAATTATTATACTCCTATCCCATCCACCAAATCTAATAAACTAGGGAAACTTTTGagttatttacaattaaaaaccCTTCTTTGCTGCGATGTAATTTTAAAGCAGGGAAAGTTTAAATAATTATATTGGTACGAGGAAACGCTACCTTATCTAATCTTTAATTCATCACCCTACAAGGACGTCAGACTTTCACAATTAAACGGTTTCATCCCTCACTTTTGACTTACCTCTCTCCATGTGCTTCAAAATAAGCCTGCCTTTGGTAATATAATGTAACCCTTTTCAACTTAACATGGGTAATTATATTCCCTATACTGTTCTTTTTAGATTTCCCATGGTACTTTTGAtactgtcaaggagaatttgtttgacaatcaggagcgTCTTAGATTGGTgattttttccattatttttctgatctatacatttgattcaaggttgataatataaaaagaaattagataccagtcaCTTTAAGGGGTTGAGAGGTTTTAACAAAGTTATTAACTAGTATTTCCATGAAGTTGTGTTTTTTACGCTCCAAAAGATAACTCTGTGAATAGAAATCTTGAGTGCAATTATTTCAACGAAAGCTATCTGCTGCGTTTGGTGAATGGTTTAGAGGTCAGTGATgagattttaaataaattttgacgTTTTACAATGATTATGAAATGATTATTTACAGCTAAATTGATGGACTATATGCATGATCAGATGACTTAAGATTCTTTGTTACAACTGAAGTTGTCCCAGCTAACAACTTCAGTTATTTTACAAGTTTGTTCGGGTAATGTTTGGTTTGGTTTATCAACCCActagataaaaccaaattgtttttgtgtttgtatgTTTACTGATGACTTTTCATGCCTGCCTCCTTGTAGGGCGACACAGGAGAATGAGATAAGCCGCTGACAAGTTGGTTTCTAATCACACCGGCAATGGATGTATGATGcagaatttttgaaaagaacaaaaattccAGGTCATTAGCATTTACTGCTCGAAGTCCCATCAACTTGAGGAGAATTTTTCCAAATCTGAACGCCTCATTGGGAAAACGATTCTTACAATAACGCTCCATGGCAGACAGAACAACTTCTTGGCTTGTTTCTGCATCGGGCAGACAACGAGCCTCTGCACTATCTGGAAACGAAACAAAGAATAAAGTGAGTGTGCTGTGCTAATGATCACCAAAAGGAAAACTATAATTCTGAATATAACTAGTGTCTTAAGTTGTGTTTGTAATTAACAAGTGATTTATCTGATGGGTGGATATTCAGTGGTTTTTATTCAGattttttcaaataactttaTTGCTATTTATTTCGATCTGATGGAAGGCGCCGACTGATTGACTAGCACCAATTGAATAGAAATGCTCTCCAAAAAATGGTAAGTGGCATATTGTCATAAGGGAGGCGAAATGTCATCGAAGTTGAAAGGGAAGAAACGTGGTCTTAAGTAATTTGGgtcttaaagggttaaagtcgCATCCTTTTCAATACCAACCTGAAGAAAACAACACCATTACTTTCAGGCATGCGTATTCGGCCTCCTCTAAACCACGCAAGCGTAACAAGCACTCGTGAAAACTGGCTAGCGTCTGCTTCAGTCGAAGCTTCCTCTCGTTGCACATTCCCGCGCATGTCTCAATCTCGTAAGAGAGCGCGACAGAATCGATTTGCAGATCATATTGTGCAGCGACTAAAATAAATAGATCACCCCAGCAACATCTCAGCATGGCGTACTGTTCACAGATATCCAGGTTTGAAAACATAGGCACGTGCTTGGTCCACTTCAAGGCAGCAGAAAATAAGGTCCATATTTTATGGCATGGAGTGGATTCCAAGGTTGGGGAACTGGGAGCAGCAGTTATGGAGGCTCTGCTGCCTCTTTCTAACTGGGTAAGGAGCGTTATAAGGTCATACTGAGAGGTAAATGATTTTGATGATCTTGACAGGTAGGAATACTTTGTGGGCCGTCCTCTTCTGATGGctgagataaaaacaaaaaccaaagaattAATTTTGCAGGAATTGAAAAAGCagtttactaattttttttaaccaaattacTAGCCTAAGTTCTTTTTCGACATGCTATAAACAGGATTGTTCATTCTTGtgttttaaaagataaatacCAAATACTAATTATCGTTTCTTCTCAGGAATTGCACTGGATattgaaggaaaatatttgtttttaaatacatttgcGTATTTTGTCTTCAAAGAAGAATATGAAATTGGACAAGATTTGATAGGAAAGACATGTATCTTTTTGCCAGgactgttaaaaataaatacctcTTTTGAATAGATATAATATCATGAACTCCTTAAATATTAATGCTAAAACCTGAAGTTAACAGATTCATGAATTCTTAAAGCGATAACCATTTCAATGGCAGAGATGCGATTGAATAAAACTGGATATTTCAGAGAAGACATTcttaaaattacctttttaaagattttacatCCAATCTGCATTTCTTTACGAACATACTTACTAAGCGCACAATTAGAACGACATAATTAACCTTAATAATCTAGCAGGTCTTTGTAAATTTCGTCAAAGTCCTCTTGGCTAATAGCTTTGCTCTGCTAATGCGCATGAAGGAATATAAGAATATGTGGGAAAATTGCTGGTTTAAAATTCACTGAAGATAGGATTTTGTTTTCAAGCGTCACAAAACAGAATCAAGCATTCAAGTAGAGGTAACTGGACATGCTGCGGTATGGGTACCCTTATGGAACAAACGAAAACGTgtgtatttgtgaaaatcaTCCTACGCAACGGATTATTcgccagaagaaaaaaaggaaagacatAGTTCCTCTCCCTATACTTAACTGCTggtataaaaatggaaaaaagagaCTAACAGAAATTCCAAAACgttttaaaaccaaataattttttccattgtCACTGATTCGAAATTCAGCATTCTGTCTTTTTGAAGATCAAACACTGACAggaaaagaaatggaaaaagatCTTTGAAACTGAATTGAACTCGCTACTCTTTGTAAACTTAGAGTTAGGTCGCTATTGCTTTCTAATTTTAACGGGTTGGTTGGGGAGTAGGGAGATAAATAATCTCCCTTTCTTGAAGATTCATGAAGAGTCATGAAAACTTTGTCGTCTTTTAAGACAACATATAGTTTAAGTAAATAGAACATTCTCTTACATGTAGTTATCCATGAATTGTCTGGGGAAGCTTAGTCGCTACTATCATGGTTAAAGCGGTAAAAGATGCCAGACGACTAGACAGTATCGcaatatatacatataaaatGGGTTATGTTCTGCTAGGATTTAAGTGATAATGTGATAGCTTTTTGAAATGTAGGTACATAAAATTTTATGCCGTGCATACAAGGGTTCTGATAATTCAACATCTCTGTTGCTAACTAAACTTACTGTGAACAGCGTTTGGAGATATAGCCGGGGGAAAGAATACATGATTTCAAAACGGCTCAGTAACTATTGGCCGAGCTTATGtcacaaaaatgagaaaatttgtAGTCGTTTTCGACAGTGGATACGAGGTGTTTTAA
This is a stretch of genomic DNA from Pocillopora verrucosa isolate sample1 chromosome 12, ASM3666991v2, whole genome shotgun sequence. It encodes these proteins:
- the LOC131771489 gene encoding nuclear receptor subfamily 2 group F member 5 — encoded protein: MSWSQLHEVYWYDNPEKTIDCAVCNAPSSGRHYGVFTCEGCKCFFNRTVRYKLSYTCESSGNCRIDRQNRTQCQHCRFEKCVQVGMRRDAIRRGRPTKYSYLSRSSKSFTSQYDLITLLTQLERGSRASITAAPSSPTLESTPCHKIWTLFSAALKWTKHVPMFSNLDICEQYAMLRCCWGDLFILVAAQYDLQIDSVALSYEIETCAGMCNERKLRLKQTLASFHECLLRLRGLEEAEYACLKVMVLFSSDSAEARCLPDAETSQEVVLSAMERYCKNRFPNEAFRFGKILLKLMGLRAVNANDLEFLFFSKILHHTSIAGVIRNQLVSGLSHSPVSPYKEAGMKSHQ
- the LOC131771444 gene encoding proto-oncogene Mas-like, coding for MEDKVFSNIPENLRIGVCSTVGALYLAASVFTIMINGLFLFVIYRDPLKCFRRPFAVLITGLAITDFTVGAIGDTTSAKNEFYCVKNQDSQNSFDYVMDYFIDNSATVLVVALSVDRLTAVAFPFFYRCSVKNFHSIIMVISIWLYCLVFSLLQLTDIPEEIYDSIDVHLHVTFALSSTAAVNCVIYLIIRKRRKLFPGEEIPGRKAEQHSRNLQREKEFAFTTFLILLVLVLTQIPYLVLTKIESNCESCLESSWFFVTNKFSDFLLCVSSIANPFLYGWRVKQFRNSFMTIFCRSRLHQNDMEMSQTAAQENEGTRESHT
- the LOC131771445 gene encoding 5-hydroxytryptamine receptor 2A-like; translated protein: MADTNTDSGTSSHKIVENSNKDVYMIFGVIFIVMGLLASLGNTVILYVVKRDPLKCLNKPTNVFNIALTITHVLVGMIVSPFTGILSILRGHNPENPLPSAVIHLEAFMQDFIIGTATLCLCAISTERCTAVLHPHLNKRWFTLQRAKIVSVTAAVTCFGFCSLLFLDISKTLFYMIYLHVFIILPVCGILISCTARLRNFKKQARVSVINSGLPVAQIFASESRKRNSQMVYKLLVTLFSVLLPVLLSLFLFYAVKFMEVTCDDCITKRWFIVLNSTSLVLLFLSSVFNPVLILRRIAEYSRSIRHILRQIR